A DNA window from Elephas maximus indicus isolate mEleMax1 chromosome 17, mEleMax1 primary haplotype, whole genome shotgun sequence contains the following coding sequences:
- the C17H2orf49 gene encoding ashwin: MAGDVGGRSCPDSELLLHPELLSQEFLLLTLEQKNIAVENDVRINKDNLTDLYVQHAIPLPQRDLPKNRWGKMMEKKREQHEMKHETKRSATVDGLRKRPLIVFDGSSTSTSIKVKRTENGDSDRLKPPPKASVTSNAFRKLSNSSPSVSPLILSSNLPMNDKTEHGNNDTKQNHDLTHRKSPSDPAKLPPLSPGGTTSVKLKRAAPKEEAETANNLKPPEAKRKIQHVTWP; this comes from the exons ATGGCGGGGGATGTGGGCGGTCGCAGCTGCCCGGACTCGGAGCTGCTGTTGCACCCGGAGCTGCTGTCCCAAGAGTTCCTTCTTCTCACTCTGGAGCAG AAGAACATAGCTGTTGAAAATGATGTAAGAATAAATAAGGACAACCTTACTGATCTTTATGTCCAGCATGCAATACCTTTGCCTCAGAGAGATTTGCCAAAGAATAGATGGGGGAAAAtgatggaaaagaaaagagaacaacaTGAGATGAAACATGAGACAAAAAG GAGTGCCACTGTAGATGGGTTAAGGAAAAGACCCCTCATTGTGTTTGATGGAAGTTCAACAAGTACAAGCATCAAAGTGAAAAGGACGGAAAACGGAGATAGCGACCGACTGAAGCCTCCCCCTAAGGCAAGCGTTACCAGTAATGCCTTTCGAAAATTATCAAATTCCTCTCCAAGTGTTTCACCCCTAATTTTGTCTTCCAATTTGCCTATGAATGATAAAACGGAACACGGTAATAATGACACTAAACAGAACCATGACTTAACGCATAGAAAAAGTCCCTCGGACCCTGCGAAGCTGCCACCTTTGTCCCCCGGTGGAACCACTTCAGTGAAGTTAAAGCGGGCTGCTCCTAAAGAAGAAGCGGAGACCGCG AATAACCTGAAGCCCCCAGAAGCGAAGAGGAAGATACAACATGTTACATGGCCATGA